A stretch of [Clostridium] innocuum DNA encodes these proteins:
- the cas4 gene encoding CRISPR-associated protein Cas4: MEYSEDEFLMLSGIQHFAFCRRQWALIHIEQQWAENYRTIDGQIFHENAHNGAFSETRNGILIRRGLSVFSRTMGISGNCDIVEFHPSEEGISISKDSKRYLPVPIEYKRGEPKQYQADDLQLCAQAMCLEEMLLCKIEKGCLFYGETRRRTEVLFSSDMRSTVKAFCEEMHKLYLKQYTPKVKISKKCNACSLKDICLPKLNQNPSVDKYFDKYLGDKGI; encoded by the coding sequence ATGGAATATAGTGAAGACGAATTTTTAATGCTTTCAGGTATACAACATTTTGCGTTTTGCCGCCGTCAATGGGCACTCATACATATTGAACAACAGTGGGCAGAGAATTACCGTACGATAGATGGTCAGATTTTTCATGAGAATGCACATAATGGTGCATTCTCTGAAACAAGAAATGGAATACTCATTCGTAGAGGACTCTCTGTATTTTCAAGGACTATGGGTATTAGTGGTAATTGTGATATTGTAGAATTTCATCCATCAGAAGAAGGCATTTCTATTTCAAAAGATTCTAAGCGCTATCTCCCTGTTCCTATTGAATATAAAAGAGGAGAGCCTAAACAATATCAAGCTGATGACTTACAGTTATGTGCACAGGCAATGTGTTTAGAAGAAATGCTTTTGTGTAAGATTGAAAAGGGCTGTCTATTTTATGGAGAAACAAGACGAAGAACTGAAGTGTTATTTTCTTCTGACATGCGCAGTACAGTCAAAGCATTTTGTGAAGAAATGCATAAACTGTATTTAAAGCAATATACTCCTAAAGTAAAAATATCTAAAAAATGCAATGCATGTTCTTTAAAAGATATCTGTCTTCCTAAACTGAATCAAAATCCTTCTGTTGATAAATACTTTGATAAATATTTAGGAGATAAAGGTATATGA
- the cas7c gene encoding type I-C CRISPR-associated protein Cas7/Csd2, with translation MTTFTNKVDFAVIFTVNKANPNGDPLSGNQPRIDFKGFGEVSDVCMKRKIRNRLQDMGENIFVQSDERSNDGFKSLSERASNNKELKAVLKDREAYASAACKQWTDVRAFGQVFAFKANNVSVGVRGPVSIRTAESINPVVTTDMQITKSVNSEPSEKRSSDTMGMKHRVDFGLYVCKGSINHQLAEKTGFSEEDAEKIKEALCSLFMNDASSARPEGSMEVCKVYWWKHNCLAGQYSSAKVHNSLKVEVKNDVDTPNCFEDFTITLSPLEGLEPEIYDGI, from the coding sequence ATGACAACATTCACAAACAAAGTAGATTTCGCAGTTATTTTCACAGTTAACAAAGCTAACCCGAATGGTGATCCACTTTCTGGCAATCAACCTAGAATTGATTTTAAGGGATTTGGAGAAGTATCTGACGTATGCATGAAACGGAAAATTAGAAACCGTCTGCAGGATATGGGAGAAAATATCTTCGTCCAATCTGATGAAAGAAGCAATGATGGATTCAAGAGCTTAAGTGAACGTGCTTCCAATAATAAGGAATTAAAAGCGGTTTTAAAGGATCGTGAAGCTTATGCTTCAGCTGCCTGTAAACAATGGACTGATGTCAGAGCATTTGGGCAGGTCTTCGCATTTAAAGCGAATAATGTTTCTGTAGGTGTAAGAGGTCCTGTTTCTATAAGAACTGCAGAAAGTATCAATCCAGTTGTAACAACCGATATGCAGATAACAAAGAGTGTAAATAGTGAGCCATCCGAAAAGCGTTCCTCTGACACTATGGGAATGAAGCACCGTGTTGATTTTGGTTTATATGTATGTAAAGGAAGCATCAATCACCAGCTGGCAGAAAAAACAGGCTTCAGTGAAGAGGATGCTGAGAAAATCAAAGAAGCTTTATGTTCCCTGTTCATGAACGATGCATCCAGTGCTAGACCGGAAGGAAGCATGGAAGTTTGTAAGGTATATTGGTGGAAGCATAATTGTTTAGCAGGACAATACAGTTCAGCTAAAGTACACAATTCTTTAAAGGTTGAGGTAAAAAATGATGTGGATACGCCAAATTGCTTTGAAGATTTCACAATCACGTTATCTCCATTAGAAGGTCTAGAACCAGAAATTTATGATGGAATATAG
- the cas8c gene encoding type I-C CRISPR-associated protein Cas8c/Csd1 has protein sequence MSWASKLLETYDICQSEVGEESETGMLLPLSHLTTKAQIEVVLDENGKFIHAIEIPNDDAVTVIPVTEDSASRSSGITPHPLHDKLIYISKDYAEYTGKRNDPHVLAHQNLLRQWVDSSYTHTSLVPIYQYLEQGTLLFDLISCDILKLDGEQLDKKYKIQKTVVQTEAFVRFKIRGKQKRIVEPWCDKMLFDAYHNFYTSQHTDEDLCYITGKMMYCTEKHPAKLRQGKDKAKLISTNDANGFTYRGRFVSKKEAISIGYETSQKIHNALRWLIQKQAYKQNGQTILVWNAHCDNIMTAFALDESLFPALPDKVDTEEDFAQRVNKAIDGYRKNISDHNDNIVIMAMDAATIGRFSITYYQEIDASTYYKHLQNWFTYCSWPQYSKADYMSDVMTPIPREIISCAYGTLRGAFFEVDDQLMTLQMGRLLPCISEGKPIPDDFIIRLNNQIKTMSTNTKYNWNKCIGILCAVFKKYCYDREGVNWSVNIMENKKLAKSNIPYLLGRILAIYDAIEQYALNIQKEDRPTNAMRLYAPFQEHPFVTLTTIDKKIRPYVEKLGRKCDYLLSMKQDLMEELYTEMDIEAVEHIQNLNAYFVIGFDCQRNEIKRINTERKEKNKQKEESKL, from the coding sequence ATGAGTTGGGCGAGTAAATTACTAGAAACCTATGATATATGTCAGAGTGAAGTAGGTGAGGAAAGTGAAACAGGGATGTTATTACCGCTAAGCCATCTTACTACAAAAGCACAGATCGAAGTTGTTTTGGACGAAAATGGAAAGTTTATCCATGCAATAGAAATTCCTAATGATGATGCTGTCACTGTCATTCCTGTGACTGAGGATTCAGCGAGTAGATCAAGCGGTATTACGCCTCATCCTTTACACGATAAGCTAATTTATATCTCAAAAGATTATGCAGAATATACTGGCAAACGAAATGATCCGCATGTTCTTGCACATCAAAACCTTTTAAGGCAATGGGTTGATTCTTCTTACACACACACAAGTCTTGTGCCAATCTATCAATATCTCGAACAAGGAACACTGCTTTTTGACTTGATCTCCTGCGATATCTTAAAATTGGATGGAGAACAATTGGATAAGAAATATAAAATCCAGAAAACAGTTGTTCAAACAGAAGCTTTTGTCCGCTTTAAAATCAGAGGTAAACAAAAACGAATTGTTGAACCATGGTGTGACAAAATGTTATTCGATGCCTACCACAATTTCTATACCAGTCAACATACCGACGAGGATCTCTGCTATATAACTGGTAAAATGATGTATTGCACAGAAAAACATCCCGCTAAACTTCGTCAAGGAAAAGATAAAGCTAAGTTAATTTCTACTAATGATGCAAACGGTTTTACATATCGCGGCAGATTCGTTTCTAAAAAAGAAGCGATTTCCATCGGATATGAAACATCTCAGAAAATTCATAATGCTTTGCGATGGTTGATACAAAAACAGGCATATAAGCAAAATGGACAAACGATTTTGGTATGGAATGCACACTGTGATAACATTATGACGGCATTCGCATTAGACGAAAGCTTATTTCCTGCTTTACCGGACAAAGTAGATACAGAAGAAGATTTCGCACAACGTGTAAATAAAGCAATTGACGGTTATAGGAAGAATATCAGCGATCATAATGATAACATCGTCATCATGGCGATGGATGCTGCTACGATTGGTAGATTTTCAATAACCTACTATCAGGAAATAGATGCTTCTACATACTACAAACATCTACAGAACTGGTTTACATATTGTAGCTGGCCTCAATACTCAAAAGCTGATTATATGAGCGATGTAATGACCCCAATTCCCAGAGAAATCATTTCTTGTGCATATGGGACATTACGTGGTGCATTCTTTGAAGTAGATGATCAGTTGATGACGCTGCAGATGGGACGCTTACTGCCATGTATTTCTGAAGGGAAACCCATTCCGGATGATTTTATCATTCGACTTAACAATCAGATAAAGACCATGTCAACGAATACGAAGTATAACTGGAATAAATGTATCGGTATACTGTGTGCAGTATTCAAAAAATACTGTTACGATAGAGAAGGAGTGAATTGGAGTGTGAATATTATGGAAAACAAAAAATTAGCTAAATCAAATATCCCCTATTTATTAGGAAGAATTCTTGCAATATATGATGCAATTGAACAATATGCTTTAAACATTCAAAAGGAAGATCGTCCAACAAATGCAATGCGTTTATACGCACCATTTCAAGAGCATCCGTTTGTAACGCTCACTACGATTGATAAAAAAATCAGACCTTATGTTGAGAAACTAGGGAGAAAATGTGATTATCTTCTTTCAATGAAACAGGACTTAATGGAAGAGTTATATACAGAAATGGATATAGAAGCTGTAGAACACATCCAAAACTTAAATGCATATTTTGTCATTGGTTTTGATTGTCAGAGAAATGAAATCAAACGAATCAATACTGAAAGAAAAGAAAAAAATAAACAAAAGGAGGAGTCTAAATTATGA